Genomic segment of Lepus europaeus isolate LE1 chromosome 6, mLepTim1.pri, whole genome shotgun sequence:
ggttcactccccaaatagtcacaacaggaCTAAACTTGGAGGATGTCCTCTCTTACCCCGAGGACCCTGCCTGTGTATACGAGGCCCTGAAGGCCATCACACCCAAAGGTGTCACCTCCGTCTCTCAGATCTTCCACAGTCCAGACCTAGCCATAAAGGACACCTATGTGAATGGCTCTCAGAGCCTGTATGGCAGCAGCCCCAAAGTCCTGAGTAATGACAGCGATGTCAACTTGAAGCTCATCAATGCCTGGGTGGATGAGAGCACCAACCACAAGATCAGCCAGCTGCTGGACAGTCTGCCTGCTGACACCAGCCTCGTTCTTCTCAATGCTGTGCACCTGAGTGCCAAGCGGAAGAAACCCTtcgataataaaaaaaaaaaaaaaaaaaaaaagatggagcccTTCCACCTTAAAAAACTCTGTGATAAAAGTGCCCTGTGGCTCATTTCAGTGACTCAACTCTGAAAGCCAGGGTAGGGCAGCTGCAGCTCTCTCACAACCTGAGCTTTGTGATCCTGGTGCCCCAGAGCCTGAAGCACCGCCTGGAAGATGTAGAGAAGGCTCTCAGCCCTGCTGTCCTCAAGGCCGCCCTGATGAAGCTAGAGTCGTCCAGGTTCCAGCCGACTTTCCTGCTGATGCCCCGGATCAAAgtgaggagcagccaagacatgctgTCAATCATGGAGAAACCAGAGTTCTTTGACCGTAGTTACGACCTCAGTCTGTGTAAGCTGACGGATGACCCGGATCTTCTGGTGTCCACCATGCAGCACCAGACCGTGCTGGAGCTGACCGAGACCGGGGTGGAGGCGGCTGCCACCACAGCCATCTCTGTGGCCCGCAGCTTGCTCGTCTTCGAGGTGCAGCAGCCTTTCCTACTCTGGGACCAACAGCACAAGGTCCCTGTCTTCATGGGGCGAGTGCACGATCTCAGGGACTGACACCTgcaaggggccagggcagggcaagcCCTGCGCCCAAGCTTCAGCgctcccaggtgcagccctgcCGCTGCCCGCCTGGACCTAGCTCGCCAGCCACTGCACACGCAAAGGGCTCCCTCCAGGGCTGGCAAAGGGAGCTGCTCCCATCAGCCCTTCCTTGAGGCCCTGTCATGCTCACCAAAGCACTTTCTGCAGCTTTCTCTGGTTCAAGTTGACCACACTCTACAAATAAAACTCAGCTGaccacgaaaaaaaaaaaaaaaagggttggatcaggcaaaatccaggagccaggaactccatccgggtctcccacaagggtggcagcacttgggccacctcccctgccttcccagggtcattagcagagagctggatatgaagaggagcagacaggactgtaaccagcactctgacatgagatgccatGGTCGCAAGCTGCCGCTTAATGCACTGTACCACAAATCTGGCCCCGATGCCAGCATGTTTGAGATGTGTTTACttagtaagtcttttttttaaaagattttatttatttatttgagaggtagagttacagacagtgagaggaagagacagagggaaaggtcttccgtctgctggttcattccccagatggccacaacagccggagctgtgccgatcccaagccaggagccaggagcttcctctgggtcttccatgcgtgtgcaggggcctaagcacttgggccatcttctgctgctttcccaggccacagcagagagctggatcggaagaggagcatccgggactagaaccggtgcccatatgggatgctggcacctcagaggattaacctactgtgccatggtgccagccgcaCTAAGTCTTTCTTTAACAAAAATAGCCGTACTGCTGAAATGTTAGTGAATAAATGCAGTTGATAATGGACGACCGTGGGAACAGCTTGTGCAGTCTGAGTTTGTGGTCAAATACAGCCCTACTGGGTTTGTAGGGATCCAATGCCCCAAATCTGCAACATACGCAATAAAGAATCTGTCCAGTTCCTGGTGACCCGAGAAGGGCAGGGACAGCTGCCAAAATGACTCCAGGTCATCCACGTATGTGTTTTTTGAGGGAAATAACCTGCAATTAAATCTTGGGCTCACTAGCTGGTGTTTCTCCTGGTCccatccccctgccccccaaaCCCTCAAATGTCAAGAGATGAACAGCAGCATCTACGGCCAGACATAAAAAGCAAGGAAGCAGCAAAGGTTGCTCAAGCAACAGGCACAGAACACGCGCAAAATGAGcatcaggagaagtacctggctcctgccatcggaacagcgcggtgcgccggccgcagcgcgctaccgcggcggccattggagggtgaaccaacggcaaaaggaagacctttctctctgtctctctctctcactgtccactctgcctgtcaaaaaaaaaaaaaaaaaaaaagaagcgaaTGTCTAGGTGACTAAAGCAGGATGCACCTGTTAAAGGAAGCCTAAATGTGCACATTGTAGCATTCGGGTTCTCCATACAGCCTCCCCACACGGGTGAAAAGCAATCACACAGTGGCCCCTCATGTAGGTGGGCTCCACAAAGCACTTGGGCACTCAGTAACAAAAACTAAGATCACGGAGCTGGTGTGAACATAACAGACCAGAGGCTTTGGCTGTCAGGCAATGTTTCTCCCTAAACATTCTGGTGGCATCTAAAGACATTTCACACTGTCCAGAAAGAAACTGG
This window contains:
- the LOC133762581 gene encoding LOW QUALITY PROTEIN: plasma protease C1 inhibitor-like (The sequence of the model RefSeq protein was modified relative to this genomic sequence to represent the inferred CDS: inserted 1 base in 1 codon), yielding MLILWTAIHKTVPGEYPPPEGRDLWDSAMALPHWVTTSKVRMTHLASANSSTDSMCGSPVCSWRNSSSKLTPAVCSGYQASAGKTLHSCQVADAMGGVPQPFRQAADGPGAPVPVHFVTPSKLNALTLFASERTRGQLALTLSTISLLPNEDVNPGLTTGLNLEDVLSYPEDPACVYEALKAITPKGVTSVSQIFHSPDLAIKDTYVNGSQSLYGSSPKVLSNDSDVNLKLINAWVDESTNHKISQLLDSLPADTSLVLLNAVHLSAKRKKPFDNKKKKKKKKMEPFHLKKLCDKSXPVAHFSDSTLKARVGQLQLSHNLSFVILVPQSLKHRLEDVEKALSPAVLKAALMKLESSRFQPTFLLMPRIKVRSSQDMLSIMEKPEFFDRSYDLSLCKLTDDPDLLVSTMQHQTVLELTETGVEAAATTAISVARSLLVFEVQQPFLLWDQQHKVPVFMGRVHDLRD